TGTTGGAGAGGGCAGGTCCTCGGCAAGGCCCTGGTCTTCCACCTTCCGTGTAATGGGGAGCCATTCAGAAAACACTCTAAGTCCACATTCACATCAATGAGCGCTTTATTTATCTGGTCAGGGACTGTCACCCACCCATTGAGACTGAAGCTCTGTGGGAGAACAGCAACCTCCTGGCCTGTATCCTGGGAACGTAAAGACGTCATGCAAGTAAGCCAATCACAGAGATCAAACAACAGTAAGCTGGACCTGCAAGCCCTAAGCAGGACTGGAATTTTACGGTTAGCCAGCAACAAGTACAGAAGCTAGAAAAGGTATCAGCTCTGCAGTTCAGTTGACCACAGTCCCGGGTTCAAGCCGGTGCTAGGCAGTCGCCTCCTGAATTGGGGCAGGGGTTGGTGGGAGCGAGAATCTACCTCAAAGTCATGTACACCCACAAGGGCACCCAGGATGTGGCTCACCAGGACCACTGCTGCATCCTGAATAGGGTATGGTTTGTGGGGTGCAAAGTgcagaaaaacaatttttataagaaaacagctttcatttcagctcctcagaaacagctcttataacagtttttattttttagttgtagttggacactttattttatttatttatttatttatttatttatttatttttatggggtgctgaggaccgagcccggggcctcacatgtgctaggtgagtgctgtactgctgagccacggCCCAGCCCCATTGCAACAGTTTTTTAGAGAAGGCAGCAAAATGGAGGCTGAGgcctgcctgtgacagttcttgcTTTAAAATTGTCTTATCTGACTCATCAAAACCTTGTATCTATAATCTGGTTTTTTTTACTAATCTAGAACCTGTAACTTACACTCTTACTGATTCATCAGTTCACACCACAACACCAGGAAATAGAACATGACGAGCAGACCAACCAGAGCAGGCAGCACAAGGGAGCTGTGAGAAGGAGAAGAGCGACCACAGAATCACCAGCTAGAAAGAGCTGGACCAAAGAGGGCCAGGAACCCACCTGCTGGTTCTTTGAGAGCATCGGGGAGAACACAGGTGGCACCATCTAGCTTGTCCATGGCAGGACCAGAAAGAGGGCCTGTCACATGCAACCCAGCTGGCTGGTAGCTGACCAGAGGGCAGGTGGTGGGGCTGCCCCCAGGCCTTGTCCAGGATGGGGTGCCCATGCTGGGGGCCAGGGAGGCACAGACCCCGTCCTTCCTTCTGGGGGGAAGCCAGGCCTGACAGGCTGAGGACCAGTGTTTGGTGAGCCTGAAGATGGCCTGGGGCTGCCCTGGTGCTGGGCTGTGTGGAGCATTTCTGCTAAGGCAGAGAGAAGCCGCCCTCCCTGTCTCATGTGGTCAGGAATATCCAGACCTCCTGGAGGGGTCAGCACCCACCTCTGGGGGGCCATCCGGGAGCCCTGCCCCTTGCCGTCACCTCCCCAGCAGCACTGTGCAGGCTCTGGGCTTGGGCTCCACAGGGGGAGTCCCTCCTTGAGGGCACCAGGAAGGAGAGGGCAGGGCTGGGGCTCCCACTGGCCGGAAGCTCTGTCCACACCCACAGGGCCCCCACCTTTACAGACCCTGCCCAGGGCTCTGGCCTGAGGTGGATCCCAGTTAGGTTGGGTCAGGTTGAGCCTAAGACCACTGAAGGGGCTGCCCAGTGGGGTCACGTCGAGGTAGCCAGGAGGCTAGTCAGGCCCCGGGGACTGCAGGCCACGGCACAGGGTCTGGCTAGGAGCTGTGGCTCTGGGCTTACTCTGGAGAGCTGCCCGGTCACAGGCACTGCTGCGCCACACAGGAGCCTGGTGCCCTCGAGAGCGCAGACAGCTTTGCACCCTGCCTGGGGCCTGCACGTGCCCACCCACCACCTCTGCTGTCCCTTTACTGGTcaccacttttagaaaccctctctGACCCGCCAGACGGCACTCACTCGGTGGCCTAATCTCTGGGGTGGGGGCACACTTCTCCCTGCCTCCATGCTGGACACAGAGCCTCCCTTGCCCAAGGCGGCTGTCGCTGTCCCCTGGACTCTGTAGCTGGCTTGTTGTGGGGTGAGCAGGAGTCACTTCCCTGTTCCTGTCCTCCGAGTCCACATGGGGAATGGGTCTGCATCATGGGTGTCCCCGCCCTCGGCTCTGCCTGACTCCCATGTCCAGACTATACCTTGTCCTGGGTGCCCAGCGGGGACAGTGAGAGGCACACATGGGTTCTGGGTGGCTTGGTCAGGGGAAGAGAATGATCCTGGCAGGTGCCTTCAGACACCCGGATCTGGCAGGGGTAGCTGGCCCAAAGGGGCCCAGGAGCTCTTCCCTGCAGCCCTGGGGGACAGTTGCCAATGGGAGCCGATCACTGGTGCTGTACATGCAGCAAGAGGGAAAGCCTGCTGCCCTGCAGAGGCATGGCGTCTAAGGACCTTCTCTTCCTACTTTCCCCTTTCTGTCCACTGGCTTGAAAAGTTCCCGCGGGTTGAACTCTCCGgccggcgccaatttcaaatctcgctggcggggaaccttagccccaataagaactaattcctgggctccggagctgatatctggaaGAACTTGCCAGTAAACGGgtggcctgccatttatctaagccctgccATCTCTCCTTAGATCTATATAAGCACAGAgccttttgcaataaaattggaattctcccggcgaagtgtccTGCGTGGAGGATTCTTTCAGCAGTGGCCCTGCAGGAGACCAGGGGACCCCTCACAGGCACCAGCACCAGGGGCAGATGCTGACCCCAACAGGTGGGTGAGGCTCTGGGAGGCAGAGTGTCTTGCTCAACTCACCTGGTGGGGACCAGGAATGACCAGGCCAGCCCTGGAGGAACGGCTTGGGTGTGGAGAGGGGGCTGACAGGATGAGGCTGTGGGGCTCACCCCGGCCATGCCCAGAGCTGAAGGGCAGCCTGGGCATTGAGGTTCCACATGGCCCAGGTCTCAGGGGAGGCGAGATGCTGGTGGGGTTAAGAGTGACGGCTTCCTGGGTCATACTCCACCTTTCACAGTGCGCCAGGCTGAGGGCCCTCAGCTTGAGCCAGCGTGTCCAGAATGCCTATCTCAGGGCAGGTTCACGGGGAAAAGAGGCCAGACCCCTCCTCAGTGCCATCCCTCCTGTCTGCTGGGGGCAGGGTAATGCTGGGCCACTGAGGAGCTTGACAAACCAGGGAGCCAGGGTGCCACGGTGCCAGTCCTGGCGGGGGTCAGAACCTGTGCTGGTCCCAGGAGGCTCAGAGGATGGCTACTGGAGAGTGGGACTGGCCTGCTCCCAGGATGGGGACCATGTTCGCTTGGGCATCTGTGAATCGACTCCCCTCTCACtccacctcagcctccaaagtggaGAAGGTCCAAGCCTGGCAGGAAGCCAGCTGGAGCCTGTGCTGTGTCCTCAGGCCCTTCCCTGCCCCTGGGCCACTGCACCTAGCCTCTTGCCGAGTCAGGCCCCCAGCTCCCCTGGGTGAGTTCTGGCCCAGGGGCTGCTGGGCTCTGTGTGGTCAGGGGACAGCTGGCCTGGCCTTGGAGCAGTGTCTGCATAGCTCAAGGCTGGGGTCTCTCTGAGCCTCTGTACCCAGATCTCAGGGATGTGGCCTGGGTGGGTATCCCTCCGCCTCTGGGCGCTACTGGCCTGTGTTCCACGGTGCCTCACCCCAGGGGCGCCTTCCTCCTCTGTGGCTGCTGGAGGCGCGGGGAAGGCCTGCTCCCTCCAGGGGTGGTGAAGCCTCCTGCACTGCCCGGCGCTGCCAAGGCTGCCCCAGGCGGCAAGTGCTGGAGACTGGGGTCTCTGCCCCACCCCCATTCCACACCCACGCTGGTTTTACATCATTTATTTATTGCAGAGGCTCAAGTAGAAAAATAAAGGAGCAAGTACAAAACCAGGGGACCAGGGTGGCCTGTCCTCCCTCCTACGTGCCTGGCCGGCCACATCCTCCCGTCCTGGGGGAGGTGCCGCTCCAGGCGGTCAGCTCTCCATACCCACCCTGACCTGGCCCAGCCTTCTGGGAAGGCCCAGCCTTGGGCATCGGGCATTCCCATCATGGCCAGGGAGGAAGGGGGCTGTGGGGGGCCCcaggggagagagggaaaggggtGACACCCTTGCCTTGGGGGGTTACAGGCTGGGGGCCACGCTGGCGAGGAggcccagggccagcagcaggccCAGGGTGGCGCTGCTGAGCAGGGTGCGGGCGGGCGCAGAGCTGTGCAGCCGCTCGTTGCACAGGTCGTCCTGGCAGCACTGGGTGGACTGGACGCCGCTGCTGACTTGGCCCTGCTGGCTGTAGTTGGACATGCACGACTCTGCGCACTCTTTCCTCACCAGGTTCCCCGACAGAGGCTCCACTGCACATAGACGGGGTGTCAGGTCTGCCCGCCCCACCCCAGCCCACACCCACACAGCCCCGAGTCCAGCTGCCACGGGCACCCTCCACCTCCGGGCTAGGATTACCACTAAGACTAAACCGTCACAAGCGTGGCTCCCCCGTGGTCCCCCACACCCTGCAGCAGCCGGGCTGCCACCCACCTGTGGTCATGGTCCTGCAGTAGCGGGAGCTGGCTGGGCAGGTCTGCGGCTGCTTACAGTTGGTGGAGCTGGAGCACACGTGGCAGCGGAGTCCCTGGGCTGGTGGGTGAGGGGTCAGGGTCTCAGCTGGGCCTGGGGCCACTGCCCACAGAGACCCCTGCAGGACAGAACCCTCTCTATTCCTGCCCCGGCCACAGCCCCTGAGCCCACTGATGCACAGGACCCTCATCCCATGCACAGCTTGGGGGAGTCTGCTGGCCCTTTAGACTCCCTTCCTAGAGGTCCTGTCCTGGACCATGCCTGGGCAGCAGCCAGGAAGTGAAGAGGATGGAGTACCGGGAAGACCCACCCTAGACCCTTCCAAGAGGTCTCAGCCCTGGGACTAGGCCAGGACAGTTTTCAGGACACAGCTGCTGCTCCACCCTGATGGTTCTGAGGACGCGGGTTCTTGGCTTGGCCTCCTGAGTCTTGGGCAAGTGGGGCTAAGCCACCCCAGGGCTGTCAGGGAGGAGCTGGCAGCAGGGGCCGATGGCCCTGAGTCTGTCCTTCCCAGGAGAGCGGCATCTCAAGACAACTCCAGGCTTTGTGGCTCTCAGCCCGAGATTCTCCTGGTGCATTACAAAATTCCCTGATTCTGAAGTGTCCTAAGTCTGGGATTCTGCCAAGTCGAAATGGAGTTCGCTTTGCTCTAGTGGAACCCTCCACAACATCGGGATTCTCTGAGCCTGAACTCCTCCAGGCTTCCAGTGTTTGGTGATTGCCCTGGCTGAGGCTGAGGGTCTGGCAAACAGGCCAAAGCTGCCCACCCTCACCTGACCCCCAGGCCTAGCCCCTCACCTGGGCCCATGGCCACAGCCAGGATGGCGAGGAGCAGCAGGACCGTCTTCACACCGAGCATCATCTGGGAGCAGTGGGGGCCCCTCCTCTGGGGAGGACTTATAGCTGGGATGGTGCCGTGGAGGGTGTGGGGTGGCAGCCAGCCAGCCAGTGGCATGCCACCTGGACCTGCCTCACTCTGCCTGGTCCACACCCACCAGCCCCACTCATGCCTGGCTCCTGCCGGCTGGAAGGACACGGCCCTAGCCCACCTCTCTGGGCCTAGCCAGGGCCGGGTGGGCACAGGGCCTCTGTGTCCGTCCTGCCCTGCGGCTCCCTGCTTCTGCTCAGTCCCCTCATTGTCTGTCTGCTGGTCCTGGGTCGCATTGTCTCTAACCATCTACCTGGTCTGTCACCTTGTGTCTTTGCCCTGCATTTCCCAACCCCAGAGAGGTCCTTCAAGCCACAGCTTGTCCCAGACGCTCTGGGGAGCCCACGGCAGGGAGGCAGGCGAGAGGCGCTGACCCTGCCTGCCTGGGCTCTGACTCGGGTGCTGGGTCAGCCCAGTGGACCCTGGAGCAAGGAACCCCAGGGAGTAGAGCACCCTGCTGCGGCAGAGGTGGGGGGCAGCTGTGGTCGGTGGGCTAGGGAGGAGGGGCCACTGGGCAGGATCAGCACTTGGAAGCCGAGCGTGGGCCAGGAAGGTGGTGTGAAGACCTTAGGCTGCGGAGATCTGGCCGTTGTAGATGCCTGTGGAGGCAGGACTCACCCCCTCCCTCCCTTGGAGCCCATAACCCTCCCCACccagcactccctgccctgctcaGGGGCACAGAAGCAGCACCATCCTGATCTGCCCGTCTGCTCAACCCTCCCAGGCCGGAGTTCCTCAAGTCTGGGCCCAGCATCCAGGGTCCTTGGCAGGTGCTGGCTCTGGTCCCGAGTGGAGGCATAGGCCACTtcttgctctgtatgtgtaagagGGACTTTCTTTCCCCGTGAGCCAGTCTCTCAAGCACCCACCTCACTGGAGCAGGGGCTTCCCCTAGGGGCCCAGCTGGGAGTGTGGGTGGACCCTGCAGAGTCCTCCTGCTCCCCCGGCTGCTGCCCCTGCTCTGGGGGGCCAGGCTAACATGGAGGGAGCTCTGGGCCTGTCCCAAGGCTGGGCCTGGGCCAGTCTGAAGTTCTTGGGAGCCCTGTGGTCCTGACACTGCTGGGCCCTTGTGGCCTGCACCTGGGCCAGCTGGCTCTGTATTGAGCCGGGGGTAAAGCTAAGGCCGTAGGTGGGGGAACAGAGGACAGGCTGCCTGACAACTGCAGTGTGGTTCTCTCTGACAGTTCCTGGGCCTGCCAGACCTGCCCCAGGACAGAGAGGGCACGGGTGATGCCTTTTGGGACCCAGAGGGGTGTCGGGAGTAGCCCTTTGGGGTGGCCCCACCTCTGCAGCCTGCATGTGTAAGGGCTCCTGTTCCCTGGCTGATCCTGGTCCCCGGGCGCTTGCTTAGGGCTGTCACAGCCTCACAGGGTGGGCAGGCAATGCAGGGCCCACGCTGCCCAGAAGGCCACCCCAGCTCCAGGCCGGCTGTGCACAACAGGCCCAGGGTGTGCAGGGTGGTCGGAGGGAGGGTGACTTAGAGGCCTTGGGAAGCAGAACCCAGAGCTTGGGGACAGGGTGGTGATGATGGGGCTTGGCAGGTGGGAGGGGTGACTCACTGGGCTAGGAATCTGCTGGAAAAACAGGTTTGGAATTTCTGATGGGTATGATGGAGCTGGTGGGGCCTCGGGATTCACAATGGCTGTGTGTCCCGAGGCCAAGAGAGAAGCTGGGCTCCAGTTCTGTGGGGAGGGCCTTTGTCCCTGGCAGGGCTGCCTGAGAGGATGTGAGCTGGCTTCCCTGGGCAGTTTCCTGGCCCAAGTGTGAAACAGCCTCGAAGGAAATTCACTCTCAGGAGGAAATGGGGACTCTGGGCTTTCTGTAGGCAGCAGCCAGATCGGGGCCTTGGAGGTATGGCGGGTGCAGGAGCCTGTGGTGCCTTACTTCTGCCCCACCAGCACCCATCTACTAGTGGACATGAGGGCAGAGAGGACAGGGCAGCACCCCTGGAGTGGTCTCAAGCCCTCTTACCATCTCCACTGGCCCTCCAGTACCCTCCTCTCACAGAGCCCCTTCTCTCTCAGTCCCTGGGACCAGGACCCTGATGTGACTTGTACCCTCAGGACATTGGCG
This genomic interval from Callospermophilus lateralis isolate mCalLat2 chromosome 16, mCalLat2.hap1, whole genome shotgun sequence contains the following:
- the Ly6d gene encoding lymphocyte antigen 6D yields the protein MLGVKTVLLLLAILAVAMGPAQGLRCHVCSSSTNCKQPQTCPASSRYCRTMTTVEPLSGNLVRKECAESCMSNYSQQGQVSSGVQSTQCCQDDLCNERLHSSAPARTLLSSATLGLLLALGLLASVAPSL